DNA sequence from the Vicia villosa cultivar HV-30 ecotype Madison, WI linkage group LG3, Vvil1.0, whole genome shotgun sequence genome:
AATTCGGCTTTGTTCGTTTTTTCGATGTTGTGGATGCTGACATTCTAGCAGTGAAGCTGGATAATATTTTCATAGGCAAACAGAAGTTGTTCGTCAACTTCCCTCGTTTTCATAGGGGTAAGGAGGTGAAACAAGGTACGTTAGCCAAAGAGACAAGTACTGATGAGAATCCAAGCAAGAGGTTCCATAGAGGAGTGAAGGAGGGAACTCGCGATGTGCAAGGTGTGTCCCAAGATAGAACATATGCGGCGGTGACTCGTATTACGGCCGGTCCGGCCTTACCTCGTCAACAGTACCTGGAATATGTGTGTGATACGTCATTGGTGGAACAAAGATTCAACAGAGCCTTTGTTGGGAAGGTTAGAGAGGTGGGCATGACTTACAACATTCAGGATCTGTTTGATATGGAAGGATTCTTTGGGGTGAAAGTTACAGCTCTAGGAGCGAATTTGTGTCTTTTGGAAGATAGGGAGGTGGGAGCAGTGGGGAAACTATTGGAGTTTGATAGAACGTGGGTGGATAGATGGTTTTCGGAGATCAAGAAGTGGGACAAAGAGGTATTCGATGGTGAAAGGGTGACGTGGGTGAGATTGTTTGGGCTTCCTTGTCTTTTCTGGAACAATTCTTTCTTTGAGTTTATCACAAAACCAGTTGGGGTGTTCATAAGACCAGATGCAAATACCTTGGATCAGTCACGTTTGGATGTGGCACGGTTTCTGATTCGAACTCGATGTGCAGCTGGGATTGATGAGATCTTCAACGTGAAACTCAATGGTGTTCCTGTGAGATTGAAGATGGTAGAAGACGCACAGGGGCCGATTAGGGTTTTATCTTCATCTCTAGATCATCCTTCTTCTGAATCAGAAGAGGTTGATTCTGATTTAGAGATGGATGGAGGTTCAGAGGGTGGTGTTCCGGTCAACTTGACGGAGCCGGAGATAGGAGGGGAAGAGTCGCTCGGAGAGGTGGCGTTGTCTGTTATGGCAGAAGGAGACAAAACAGATGCTTGCATGGAAATGGATTCGGCGGGTTTGGTGAGCTGAAAGGTAGAAGGGTTTTTACCAGCTTTGGTGAAGGATCAGGAGACAGCGATGGTACACAAGGCGGCAGAAATTCTGGACATAGGggttttttctgaaaaaagcgGTAGGGATGTGACGGATAACGAGGTTGTTGATAAGGTGTTTCCCAATACCTGGGAGGAGGGGCCCACGGAGTTGACTAAGAAATTTTCTAAACGCACAAATTCCTGGCCTCTCATTCACGTGCCAACTTTTAATGATGACGTGGAGTTTAATTTGAATTCTAAAGCTAAATCTCATTCTGTTGATTTGGGCCCTCTTGCTTGTTCTTCGTTGGGCCATCAGAGGGATTTAGGTAAAGCCCATTGTGAGGAGGTCCATACCAGAACGGACAGATTTTCACCTGGAGAGAGAACTCGTGGTTCTACTCACCCAGAAGCAAAGCTTGTAGCAGAAAATTCTTCGGTGGGGGCACACTCTACGTTCTCCTATGTCCCTTCCTCCATTTCAAAAAAAAGGCAAGTTGAGATCTATGGGTCAGCAGGAGCGACGACGTCTTCTTCCTCTTCCAACTTCGAAGGTTGCTCGTCAGAGGCAGATTCTCTTGCGGGAAAGGGTTTCTCTCCAAATCCGATTGCCATTAGGAACTCTTTTCTTCCTCTCCGAAAACCCAAAGCGGCGTTAGTGAAAGGTGGTGCGGGCAGAATAGATAAGGGTGGGGCGGCGGCAACGGTTCAGGCTAACAGTGATTCGGATTCCAGATTTGGTGaaattcctgatgaagatgttACAAGGGGCAATAATAGATTTTTGGCAAGAGAAAATGAAGAGATAGCAATTAAATTATGGGAGAAGGCTTCTCTATTTGGAGCTCGAGGGATAACATCAGATTCGGTCATGGTGGATTCTATCATCTCTATGGAACAGAGGGACAAATTATTAAAAGAGCAGAAGGCAGGAATCAAAGGAGGTAAGTCATGAATTTCATCTCTTATAATCTCCGTGGGTTGGGTAGTTCTCTGAAACGTAGATCCTTTAGCAACTTGGTTCGTAAAGAGGGCTTCGATGTTTGCTTTATTCAGGAAACCAAAGCTGTGTCGGTTCCAGATAAATTCATTTTTGAGCTGTGAGGTGGGACAAATGTTGAATGGTCCTTTAAAGCTTCTGCTGGTAATTCTGGAGGCTTGTTAACTTTGTGGAGAAAGGGATCTTTCGAATCTTGTTATAGCTTTCGGGGGGAAGGTTTTTTGGGAGTTTGTGGTTTATGGAATAGCATTTTGGTGTATGTGGTCAATGTGTATTCTGCTTGTGTTCTGGATAAGAAGTGAAAGCTGTGGAGGGAGTTAGAATCTTTACAAAGAAGGTTTCCGAAAGGTGCTTGGTTATTGGGGGGGGATTTTAATGCTGTTCGTGATGAAGCTGAACGAAAGAGTGTGAATGGGGTTGTGAACAGGAGTGAATTAGAGGGGTTCAATAAGTTCATTAATAGTATGGAACTGGTGGATCTTCCTGTTTTTGGGAAGAGATTTACGTGGTTCAGTGCCGATGGTAAAGCGATGAGCCGTTTGGATAGAT
Encoded proteins:
- the LOC131657948 gene encoding uncharacterized protein LOC131657948; translated protein: MGERVERNTVRSDEGDAGWTEVGGRRVSRARVRWDHVGGKRLFPKRSSTSFFFTSFPEKMKARDLYEVFKVYGEIDEVIILGKRDKSGKKFGFVRFFDVVDADILAVKLDNIFIGKQKLFVNFPRFHRGKEVKQGTLAKETSTDENPSKRFHRGVKEGTRDVQGVSQDRTYAAVTRITAGPALPRQQYLEYVCDTSLVEQRFNRAFVGKVREVGMTYNIQDLFDMEGFFGVKVTALGANLCLLEDREVGAVGKLLEFDRTWVDRWFSEIKKWDKEVFDGERVTWVRLFGLPCLFWNNSFFEFITKPVGVFIRPDANTLDQSRLDVARFLIRTRCAAGIDEIFNVKLNGVPVRLKMVEDAQGPIRVLSSSLDHPSSESEEVDSDLEMDGGSEGGVPVNLTEPEIGGEESLGEVALSVMAEGDKTDACMEMDSAGLVS